In one Desulfoferula mesophila genomic region, the following are encoded:
- a CDS encoding YggS family pyridoxal phosphate-dependent enzyme gives MSIAVNLALITARIAAAAKASGRKPEQVRLVAVSKTHGPGAVKEALAAGQILFGENYVQEAQDKIPAVGPGPSWHFIGHLQSNKAKVVAELFDVVQSVDRLKLAKALDRRAGELGRKLGVLLQVNVGGEAQKSGCAPAEAANLAQEVAKLEHLELTGLMTMPPFFDDPQRARPLFAQLRELAVRLGRDLPEGAMRHLSMGMSGDFEAAIAEGATLVRVGTAIFGQREYS, from the coding sequence ATGAGCATCGCCGTTAACCTGGCCCTGATCACCGCGCGCATCGCGGCGGCGGCCAAAGCCTCGGGCCGCAAGCCCGAGCAGGTGCGCCTGGTGGCGGTGAGCAAAACGCACGGCCCCGGGGCGGTCAAGGAGGCCCTGGCCGCCGGGCAGATCCTCTTTGGCGAGAACTACGTGCAAGAGGCCCAGGACAAGATACCGGCGGTGGGCCCCGGCCCCTCCTGGCACTTCATCGGCCACTTGCAGAGCAACAAGGCCAAGGTGGTTGCCGAGCTTTTCGACGTGGTCCAGAGCGTGGACCGCCTCAAGCTGGCCAAGGCCCTGGACCGCCGGGCCGGCGAGTTGGGCCGCAAGCTGGGGGTGCTGTTGCAGGTCAACGTGGGCGGCGAAGCCCAGAAGTCCGGCTGCGCGCCCGCCGAGGCGGCGAACCTGGCCCAGGAAGTGGCCAAGCTGGAGCACCTGGAGCTTACCGGTCTCATGACCATGCCCCCGTTCTTTGACGATCCCCAGCGGGCCCGCCCGTTGTTCGCCCAACTGCGCGAGTTGGCCGTCCGCCTGGGCCGGGACCTGCCCGAAGGGGCCATGCGCCATTTGTCCATGGGTATGAGCGGCGACTTCGAAGCGGCCATCGCCGAGGGCGCCACCCTGGTGCGGGTGGGCACGGCCATTTTCGGCCAACGGGAATATTCCTAG